The Nostoc cf. commune SO-36 genomic sequence GCTAATTGGTATTATTGTAATTTCTGCCTTTGATGAGTAAACTTCTCCTAACTTTTGAATCCTGGCTCCTTTAATTTTCACTCTTCTATAGATTAGTTGATATGATTTGAGCCTACATTTTAAAGTACCAAAAGCATTAATCATAATTTTACTGATAGCTGATAGCTAATTTATGGTAGTTGTAGCAATTTTAGCGGCGGGACGTGGCACACGCATGAAATCAAGCTTACCCAAGGTTTTACATTCTTTGGGTGGGCGATCGCTAGTCGAGAGAGTTCTCGAAAGCGTAGAACCACTTTCCCCCTCACGGCGAATCGTGATTGTGGGGTATCAGTCCGAGGAAGTGCAAGCCGCCATGCATTCAATTAAGAGTTTGGAGTTTGTTAAACAGACTGTGCAATTGGGAACAGGTCATGCTATCCAACAATTACTTCCTTACTTGGAAGACTACACTGGTGATTTGCTAGTACTTAACGGCGATTTACCCCTGATACGCAGCGAAACCCTCAAGGAGATGTTACAAACTCACACCCAAAATCAGAACGCTGCCACAATTCTCACCTCACACTTACCTGACCCCACAGGCTACGGGCGCGTTTTTTGTAACGATGAAAATATTGTGCAGCTTATGGTCGAACACAAAGATTGTAATGCTGCTCAAAGAGAAAATCACCGGATTAACGCTGGAGTATACTGCTTCCGTTGGCCAGATTTGGCAAAGGTGCTTCCCCACCTCCAGGCAAACAATGCTCAAAAAGAATACTATCTCACTGATGCTGTAACTCAAGTGGGAAAAGTTATGGCAGTGGATGTGGAAGATTACCAAGAAATTCTCGGCATTAACGATCGCCTGCAACTGGCAAAAGCATACGAAATTTTGCAAAAACGAGTCAAGGAAAAATGGATGTTGGCAGGTGTCACTCTCATCGACCCCGAAAGCATCACCATTGATGAAACAGTAGAATTACAGCCAGATGTCATTATTGAACCTCAAACTCACCTGCGGGGAAATACCGTTATTCAAACCGGAAGTCACATTGGGCCGGGAAGTTTAATTGAAAATAGCCAGTTGGCTGAAAATGTCACGGTGCAGTATTCAGTCGTAATAAATAGCACCGTGCAGGCTGGAAGCCGAATTGGCCCTTATGCCCATTTACGCGGTCAGGTACAAGTGGGTTCTGGTTGCCGCGTGGGAAATTTTGTGGAATTGAAAAATACGCAATTAGGCGATCGCACTAATGCGGCACATTTATCATATATAGGTGATACCGTTGTCGGCAATCAGGTAAATATTGGTGCAGGTACAATTATTGCCAACTATGACGGCGTGAAAAAACACCGTACAAAAATAGGCGATCGCACGAAAACTGGAGCCAATAGCGTTTTAGTTGCTCCAGTCACCTTGGGAGATGATGTCTACATCGCAGCTGGTTCGACTGTTACAGAAGATGTACCTGATGATTCTCTGGTGATTGCCCGTAGTCGTCAGGTGGTGAAACCAGCTTGGCGAAGGAAAAGCCAATAAAACAATAATTAAATCATTTAAGCGGCTACTTTTTGTTGTTATGACACAGCTATCCCAGCCCCGTAGTAGCCGCATACTGTTATCTCCAGCCATTTATTGCATTAGATAGTAAGGTGTTTTCTGTTGAAGCCCTTCTAGATACTGGTTTTATAGATGGGTAGTTAACGATTAACTCCTAACAATTAGCAGTTTAGGAGTCGTAAATGATTGCCGCACAAATCGAGATGTGGATGCTGTGGGATATAGGATATTTTGATCTCTATAAAGGCAAAATCATAATTTATCGGACTGATCTTAATCATTAGATTTATTTTAAAATATTTTCATGTTCCACCACTGATTATTTTGTATTTGCTGAATTTCAATTATCTCTTTTTGTAATTGCTTAACTTTATCTAATTTCGATTCCTTAGACAATATTTCGATAGCAATTTGAAAGTTTAGAAATTGCTTGTTTATATTTTTTGTTTTTTTGGTATATAGAAGCGCGTGAAATATATGCATCTGAATAATTAGGATTTATTTTAACTAACTCATTAAGATTTTCCAGTGCCACATTCGTATCACCTTTTCTATTGTTTGCACAAGCTCTCATATAGTAAGCATCGAAGCAATTTATATCTTTTTGAATTACAGTAGTATAATCGATTATTGCTTGATTATAATCTTTTAACTCAAAATATAGTTTTGCTCTTTTCAATAAAGCTTCTTTATATCCACGAGTGAATTTTATTACCCGTGTTAAATCATCTAATGCAGCCTTCTCATTGCTTAATGCAATATAGGCTTCTACTCGATAAAAATAACTGTCAGTATTTTTTGGTCTAATTTTTATTGCTTCAGTAAAATCAATAATTGCGTCATTGTACTTCTTTAATTCCATATTGATACAGCCCTTCATAAAATAGGCTTCAAAAGTTTTGGGGTTTATTTTAATAGCTTGCGAATAATCCTCAAGAGATTTTCCATATTCTTTTAATTTTAAAAATAAACTTCCGCGTTTTATATAAATATCTAAATTAGAAGGATTTTCCGGTTTGTGGATTATTACATGACTATAATCAGCTATAGCTTTTATGTCGTTGCCTGAAGAAGCATAAACATGGCCTCTATTTATATATGCATCAGTGTAACTATTATCTATTTCGATAACTTTTGTATAATTCTCTATAGCAGTTTTATAATTATGTCTGTCAGAATGAACACATCCTCTAAAAAAATAAGCGTCTGCACATTTTGGATTTATATCAATCACTCTTGAGAAATCTTCGATGGCTCCTTTATACTCATTGTGTTTGAGTCTTTCAATACCTCTAAAAAGAAAGTCTTCTTCATTTTTAAACAAGTCTTTAATATCACCAATTCTTTGTGTGACTTTTTCACCCAATAACTCAGCACCTTTAGTTACTTCATTAAATAACCCTGTTACTGCTTTTCCTGTAGCTTTTACTCCTTTTTCTCCTGCTGCACCTCCAAATGCACCACCAGCGATAAGCAAGGGTACTGCTAAAGGCAGACTAGTAATACCCAGTGCTATACCTGCTGCCAGTGCAGCACCCCCGCCTAAAACAGAACCTGTTGTATTGTCCTTAACAAATTCATTTTCTGACAAATCATTAGTACTTGACACTACTTCCTTAACAATTTCCCAATCCATTTTTATAACTCCGTTTAAAAATTTTCTTAAGCAAGAACATACATACTATATTTTATACTTTGTGAGCTATGGATATGTAACCGTAAACTTACATAAAAAGATAAGTTTCTTTCATTAAAAAATATTGGCATAATATCTAAACCGTTTTGCCACGCCACTACAAAAACTAGTTTGTTTTTTGGTCTATCCTAAAGAAACTATCTACATATAATCATTACAGGTGATATAAAAATTAAAGTTTGTTGCATTAGAGCATCAGATTAGCTAATTTAGCTATAGGTAAAACATGAGGAAAACGAAACAAGTCACCGCGATTATTGAGCATGAGAAAAACGGCTATATATCGTATTATCTAAAACTCGATATTGCTAGCCA encodes the following:
- a CDS encoding tetratricopeptide repeat protein; amino-acid sequence: MDWEIVKEVVSSTNDLSENEFVKDNTTGSVLGGGAALAAGIALGITSLPLAVPLLIAGGAFGGAAGEKGVKATGKAVTGLFNEVTKGAELLGEKVTQRIGDIKDLFKNEEDFLFRGIERLKHNEYKGAIEDFSRVIDINPKCADAYFFRGCVHSDRHNYKTAIENYTKVIEIDNSYTDAYINRGHVYASSGNDIKAIADYSHVIIHKPENPSNLDIYIKRGSLFLKLKEYGKSLEDYSQAIKINPKTFEAYFMKGCINMELKKYNDAIIDFTEAIKIRPKNTDSYFYRVEAYIALSNEKAALDDLTRVIKFTRGYKEALLKRAKLYFELKDYNQAIIDYTTVIQKDINCFDAYYMRACANNRKGDTNVALENLNELVKINPNYSDAYISRASIYQKNKKYKQAISKLSNCYRNIV
- the glmU gene encoding bifunctional UDP-N-acetylglucosamine diphosphorylase/glucosamine-1-phosphate N-acetyltransferase GlmU; this encodes MVVVAILAAGRGTRMKSSLPKVLHSLGGRSLVERVLESVEPLSPSRRIVIVGYQSEEVQAAMHSIKSLEFVKQTVQLGTGHAIQQLLPYLEDYTGDLLVLNGDLPLIRSETLKEMLQTHTQNQNAATILTSHLPDPTGYGRVFCNDENIVQLMVEHKDCNAAQRENHRINAGVYCFRWPDLAKVLPHLQANNAQKEYYLTDAVTQVGKVMAVDVEDYQEILGINDRLQLAKAYEILQKRVKEKWMLAGVTLIDPESITIDETVELQPDVIIEPQTHLRGNTVIQTGSHIGPGSLIENSQLAENVTVQYSVVINSTVQAGSRIGPYAHLRGQVQVGSGCRVGNFVELKNTQLGDRTNAAHLSYIGDTVVGNQVNIGAGTIIANYDGVKKHRTKIGDRTKTGANSVLVAPVTLGDDVYIAAGSTVTEDVPDDSLVIARSRQVVKPAWRRKSQ